A window of the Vibrio fluvialis genome harbors these coding sequences:
- a CDS encoding TIGR04219 family outer membrane beta-barrel protein, translating into MNKPAMAIVTTAFLSLSSTAWCEDSSYTVNVGAEMWRGSTKIDEIRRDTDYAPSFHAAVESDIRYLPNVSVRYTSVDADYASYDKWDYTFYYTLLHHELMNFDAGVTLTRYSNTDYQALDTRTYDFDETTFNWYASAALSIPDTNFDVIGQFDVGNSSGIKSSDVTAGIQYRLPIQEGLWTIKGGYRVIDLEFEDLAKQSPDTETSYVFVDGWFLGAEFRF; encoded by the coding sequence ATGAATAAGCCAGCTATGGCGATAGTAACAACGGCGTTTTTATCGCTTTCTTCCACGGCATGGTGTGAGGATTCTTCGTACACTGTGAACGTGGGTGCTGAGATGTGGCGAGGAAGTACTAAGATTGACGAAATTCGCCGTGATACGGATTACGCTCCTTCTTTCCATGCTGCGGTCGAAAGTGATATCCGTTACCTGCCCAACGTCAGTGTGCGTTATACCAGTGTTGATGCAGACTATGCGTCTTATGACAAATGGGACTACACCTTCTATTACACGCTGCTTCATCATGAGCTGATGAACTTCGATGCCGGCGTAACGCTTACTCGCTACAGCAATACCGACTACCAAGCGCTGGATACCAGAACTTACGATTTTGATGAAACCACTTTTAACTGGTACGCGTCAGCGGCGCTGTCGATCCCGGATACCAATTTTGATGTTATCGGTCAGTTCGATGTTGGTAACAGCAGCGGGATTAAGAGTTCTGACGTGACGGCTGGGATTCAGTATCGACTGCCAATCCAAGAGGGCTTATGGACCATCAAAGGTGGCTACCGCGTCATCGATTTGGAATTTGAAGATCTCGCCAAGCAATCTCCAGATACCGAAACGTCCTACGTCTTTGTTGACGGTTGGTTTCTGGGTGCAGAGTTCCGCTTCTGA
- the pspG gene encoding envelope stress response protein PspG, with protein sequence MIELIFILVFVASLLVTGLTVFGALIAAAVAFVVLMLLSMLGFAIKLLPWIIVIALGVWVYRHYQQIPR encoded by the coding sequence ATGATTGAGCTGATTTTTATTCTGGTCTTTGTGGCCAGTCTGTTGGTCACCGGACTCACGGTGTTTGGGGCGCTGATTGCTGCCGCTGTTGCCTTTGTGGTGCTGATGTTACTGAGCATGTTAGGGTTTGCAATTAAGTTGCTCCCTTGGATTATCGTGATTGCACTTGGTGTCTGGGTGTACCGCCACTATCAGCAAATTCCGCGTTAA
- the dusA gene encoding tRNA dihydrouridine(20/20a) synthase DusA, with translation MTHSCRLSVAPMLDWTDRHCRYFHRLLSSQTLLYTEMVTTGAIIHGKGDFLAYNEEEHPVALQLGGSNPADLARCAKLAQERGYDEINLNVGCPSDRVQNGRFGACLMAEPDLVAQCVAAMKEVVDIPVTVKTRIGIDDQDSYEFLTNFVTLVSEKGGCEQFTIHARKAWLSGLSPKENREIPPLDYPRAYQLKQDFPHLTIAVNGGVKTLAEAKEHLQHLDGVMIGREAYQSPYLLAEVDQQIFGLDTPVKKRSQVVQEMYPYIEQQLAQGSYLGHITRHMLGLFQNMPGARQWRRHISENAHKAGAGIEVVEQALAKIPYQELDV, from the coding sequence ATGACTCACTCATGTCGGCTTTCTGTGGCGCCAATGTTGGATTGGACTGACCGCCACTGCCGCTATTTCCATCGTTTGCTGTCATCGCAAACCTTGCTTTATACCGAAATGGTAACCACAGGTGCGATCATCCATGGAAAGGGTGACTTCTTGGCGTACAATGAGGAGGAACACCCGGTTGCGTTGCAGCTTGGTGGTTCGAACCCAGCGGATCTGGCGCGTTGTGCCAAACTGGCGCAGGAACGCGGTTACGATGAAATTAACCTCAATGTCGGCTGTCCGTCAGATCGCGTACAGAACGGCCGCTTTGGTGCTTGCTTGATGGCGGAACCTGATTTGGTTGCGCAGTGTGTCGCGGCGATGAAAGAGGTGGTGGATATTCCGGTAACGGTGAAAACCCGTATCGGTATCGACGATCAGGACTCGTATGAGTTTCTGACTAACTTCGTTACGTTGGTGTCTGAAAAAGGTGGCTGCGAGCAGTTCACCATTCATGCACGCAAAGCGTGGTTGAGCGGTTTGAGCCCGAAAGAGAACCGCGAGATCCCGCCGCTGGATTACCCTCGCGCGTATCAGCTTAAGCAGGATTTTCCACATCTGACCATCGCTGTTAATGGTGGGGTGAAGACGTTGGCTGAAGCCAAAGAACATCTCCAACATTTGGATGGCGTCATGATCGGCCGTGAAGCGTACCAAAGCCCATACTTGCTGGCAGAAGTGGATCAGCAAATCTTTGGTCTGGATACGCCGGTGAAGAAGCGTTCGCAGGTGGTGCAAGAAATGTATCCGTACATTGAGCAGCAACTGGCACAGGGGAGCTATCTGGGCCACATTACTCGTCATATGCTGGGCTTGTTCCAGAATATGCCGGGCGCGCGTCAGTGGCGTCGCCATATCAGTGAAAACGCACACAAAGCGGGCGCTGGTATTGAAGTGGTCGAGCAGGCGCTGGCCAAAATTCCTTATCAGGAGTTGGATGTGTAA
- the zur gene encoding zinc uptake transcriptional repressor Zur: MVIDLDNKLTKQIEEICAARGVRLTSQRKRVFELICASKKASSAYELLEDLKQSEPQAKPPTVYRALDFLMEQGFIHRVESTNSFISCCSCNAHKHFSQLLICDQCGNVIELQDDSLIALLANNAEKHGFKIVNHVIESHGVCQSCSSK; encoded by the coding sequence ATGGTGATAGATTTGGACAATAAGCTTACCAAACAGATTGAAGAAATATGTGCGGCACGAGGTGTCAGGCTGACTTCTCAGCGAAAACGGGTATTTGAGCTCATCTGTGCCAGCAAAAAAGCCTCCAGTGCTTATGAATTGCTGGAAGATCTGAAGCAGAGTGAACCTCAGGCGAAACCACCCACGGTATACCGGGCGCTGGATTTTCTGATGGAACAAGGCTTCATACACCGGGTGGAATCAACCAACAGCTTTATATCCTGCTGCTCCTGTAATGCCCATAAGCACTTTTCTCAGCTATTGATTTGTGACCAGTGCGGCAACGTTATTGAATTGCAAGATGATAGTCTGATAGCCTTGCTGGCAAACAACGCGGAGAAACACGGCTTTAAAATCGTCAATCATGTGATTGAGTCTCATGGTGTATGCCAATCGTGTTCCTCGAAGTAA
- a CDS encoding chemotaxis protein CheX: MRAEFVNPFLASLLNVLKTMASLELKPQKPRLKKDEIARGDVSGLIGMVGQQTRGSMSITFDESLALEIMQNMLGERPNGLNEEVTDMVGEITNMVTGGAKRILAESGFDFDMATPVVVSGKGHTIRHKCEGSIIIMPFASQWGNAFIEICFE; encoded by the coding sequence ATGCGCGCTGAATTTGTAAACCCGTTTTTAGCGTCTCTGCTGAACGTGTTAAAAACGATGGCTTCTCTCGAACTGAAGCCTCAGAAACCTCGTCTGAAAAAAGACGAAATTGCCCGAGGTGATGTGTCCGGCCTGATTGGTATGGTTGGGCAGCAAACTCGCGGCTCCATGTCGATCACTTTCGATGAAAGTCTGGCTCTGGAAATTATGCAGAATATGCTGGGCGAGCGACCGAACGGGTTAAATGAAGAAGTGACGGACATGGTGGGTGAAATCACCAACATGGTCACTGGCGGCGCGAAACGTATTCTGGCCGAAAGTGGGTTTGATTTTGATATGGCAACCCCGGTTGTTGTTTCCGGCAAGGGACACACCATTCGTCACAAATGTGAAGGTTCGATCATCATCATGCCATTTGCCTCGCAGTGGGGAAATGCCTTCATCGAAATCTGTTTCGAATAA
- the pgi gene encoding glucose-6-phosphate isomerase: protein MLKNINPTQTQAWKALTAHFESAQDMDLKTLFAEDSQRFAKYSTRFGNDILVDYSKNLVNEETMKHLFALAEETDVKSAIQAMFSGEAINQTEGRSVLHTALRNRSNTPVMVKGEDVMPAVNAVLEKMKSFSERIIGGEWKGFTGKAITDVVNIGIGGSDLGPYMVTEALTPYKNHLTMHFVSNVDGTHIAETLKKVNPETTLFLVASKTFTTQETMTNAHSARDWFLATAGDDAHVAKHFAALSTNAQAVAEFGIDTDNMFEFWDWVGGRYSLWSAIGLSIILSIGFDNFVELLTGAHEMDKHFVETPFESNIPMILALIGIWYNNFHGAESEAILPYDQYMHRFAAYFQQGNMESNGKFVDRDGNPVTYQTGPIIWGEPGTNGQHAFYQLIHQGTKLIPCDFIAPALTHNAVSDHHQKLMSNFFAQTEALAFGKSAEVVKAEFIKAGKTEEEVAALIPFKVFEGNRPTNSILVKQITPRSLGNLIAMYEHKIFVQGVIWNIFTFDQWGVELGKQLANQILPELADGAQISSHDSSTNGLINAFKAFRG, encoded by the coding sequence ATGTTGAAAAATATCAATCCAACGCAAACTCAAGCTTGGAAAGCACTGACCGCGCATTTTGAATCGGCGCAGGATATGGACCTCAAAACTCTGTTCGCAGAGGACAGCCAGCGTTTCGCAAAATACTCGACTCGTTTCGGTAACGACATTCTGGTCGACTACTCTAAGAACCTGGTCAATGAAGAAACCATGAAGCACCTGTTCGCTCTGGCTGAAGAGACCGACGTGAAAAGCGCGATTCAGGCGATGTTCAGTGGTGAAGCGATCAACCAGACTGAAGGCCGTTCTGTGCTGCACACCGCGTTGCGTAATCGCAGCAATACGCCAGTGATGGTGAAAGGCGAAGATGTCATGCCAGCAGTGAATGCTGTGCTTGAGAAAATGAAATCTTTCTCTGAACGTATCATTGGCGGTGAGTGGAAAGGCTTTACTGGCAAAGCGATCACTGACGTTGTCAACATCGGTATCGGTGGCTCTGACCTCGGTCCCTACATGGTGACTGAAGCGCTGACACCATACAAAAACCACCTGACCATGCACTTTGTGTCTAACGTCGATGGTACGCACATTGCAGAAACGCTGAAGAAAGTGAATCCGGAAACGACGCTGTTCCTGGTCGCTTCAAAAACCTTCACCACGCAAGAAACCATGACCAATGCGCACTCTGCGCGTGACTGGTTCCTGGCAACCGCTGGCGATGACGCACACGTAGCAAAACACTTCGCGGCGCTGTCAACCAACGCACAAGCGGTAGCGGAATTTGGTATTGATACCGACAACATGTTCGAGTTCTGGGACTGGGTTGGTGGTCGTTACTCTCTGTGGTCTGCAATCGGCCTGTCTATCATTCTGTCGATCGGTTTTGACAACTTCGTTGAGCTGCTGACGGGCGCGCATGAAATGGATAAGCATTTCGTTGAAACTCCGTTCGAAAGCAACATCCCAATGATCCTGGCGTTGATTGGTATTTGGTACAACAACTTCCACGGTGCCGAATCAGAAGCGATTCTGCCATACGATCAGTACATGCACCGCTTTGCAGCTTACTTCCAGCAAGGCAACATGGAATCTAATGGCAAGTTCGTTGACCGCGACGGCAACCCGGTGACTTACCAGACGGGACCAATCATTTGGGGTGAACCAGGCACGAACGGTCAGCACGCGTTCTACCAGCTGATTCATCAAGGCACGAAGCTGATCCCTTGTGACTTCATCGCACCAGCTCTGACTCACAATGCCGTCAGCGATCACCATCAGAAACTGATGTCGAACTTCTTCGCGCAAACAGAAGCGTTGGCATTCGGTAAATCAGCAGAAGTGGTGAAAGCAGAATTCATCAAAGCGGGTAAAACAGAAGAAGAAGTAGCGGCACTGATTCCATTCAAAGTGTTTGAAGGTAACCGTCCGACGAACTCTATTCTGGTGAAACAAATTACCCCACGTTCGCTGGGTAACCTGATCGCAATGTACGAACACAAAATCTTCGTTCAGGGCGTGATTTGGAACATCTTCACCTTTGACCAATGGGGTGTGGAACTGGGCAAACAGCTGGCAAACCAAATCCTGCCTGAACTGGCAGATGGCGCGCAAATCAGCTCTCACGACAGTTCAACGAATGGCCTGATCAACGCATTTAAAGCGTTTCGTGGCTAA
- a CDS encoding secondary thiamine-phosphate synthase enzyme YjbQ — MWAQQQIHLRAYPRGFHLITDEIEQQLPQLADISVGLLHLFIQHTSASLTINENADPTVRSDMEQHFNHFVPERAPYYVHTYEGDDDMPAHIKASLLGSSVTIPISQGRLALGTWQGIYLGEHRDHGGKRRLVATLQGE, encoded by the coding sequence ATGTGGGCTCAACAGCAAATTCACCTGCGTGCATATCCACGAGGCTTTCATTTGATTACTGATGAAATTGAACAACAATTACCTCAGTTGGCTGATATTTCTGTCGGTTTGCTACATCTATTTATTCAACATACATCCGCCAGTCTGACCATCAACGAAAATGCGGATCCAACGGTTCGTTCGGACATGGAACAGCACTTTAATCACTTTGTTCCCGAACGCGCACCGTATTATGTCCACACCTACGAAGGTGATGATGACATGCCCGCTCACATCAAAGCGTCGTTGCTCGGCTCCAGCGTGACGATTCCCATTTCGCAAGGTCGTTTAGCTTTGGGAACATGGCAAGGCATTTACTTAGGCGAGCACCGTGACCACGGTGGCAAACGCCGCCTGGTTGCGACGCTGCAAGGGGAATAA
- the alr gene encoding alanine racemase, whose amino-acid sequence MKAATACINLDALQHNLQQIKQQAPNSKLMAVVKANGYGHGLRHVAKHALGADAFGVARIEEALQLRASGVVKPILLLEGFYSAGDLPVLVTNNIQTVLHCEEQLQALESAELETPVVVWLKIDSGMHRLGVRPEQYAQFVERLHACNNVAKPLRYMSHFGCADELDKSTTNEQIELFLSLTNGCEGERSMAASAGLLAWPRSQMEWVRPGIIMYGVSPFADKNAQQLGYQPVMTLKSHLIAVRDVKAGESVGYGAIWTSARDTKIGVIAIGYGDGYPRTAPNGTPVVVNGRIVPLAGRVSMDMLTVDLGPDAKDKVGDEAILWGSELPVEEVASHIGTLGYELVTKLTSRVDMSYYGAGR is encoded by the coding sequence ATGAAAGCCGCGACGGCCTGTATTAACCTGGACGCTCTACAGCACAACCTGCAACAGATTAAGCAGCAAGCGCCCAACAGTAAATTGATGGCCGTGGTGAAAGCAAACGGGTACGGGCATGGTCTGCGTCATGTTGCTAAACATGCTTTAGGTGCAGATGCCTTTGGCGTGGCTCGTATCGAAGAAGCGCTGCAATTACGTGCCAGCGGTGTGGTTAAACCGATTCTGCTGCTTGAAGGGTTCTATTCAGCGGGTGATTTACCAGTTTTGGTGACCAACAATATTCAAACCGTGCTGCACTGCGAAGAACAGTTGCAGGCACTGGAAAGCGCCGAATTGGAAACGCCGGTGGTGGTGTGGCTGAAAATCGACAGTGGCATGCACCGTTTGGGTGTACGTCCGGAGCAGTACGCGCAGTTTGTGGAACGGTTGCATGCTTGCAACAATGTGGCGAAGCCACTGCGCTATATGAGCCATTTTGGTTGTGCCGATGAGCTGGATAAATCCACGACAAACGAACAAATTGAACTATTTTTGTCGTTGACTAACGGCTGTGAAGGTGAGCGCTCAATGGCGGCATCGGCAGGCTTGCTGGCGTGGCCGCGAAGCCAGATGGAATGGGTTCGCCCTGGAATCATCATGTACGGCGTGTCGCCCTTTGCTGACAAGAATGCTCAGCAGCTGGGTTATCAACCGGTGATGACTCTGAAATCACACCTCATTGCGGTTCGTGATGTGAAAGCCGGGGAGAGTGTCGGTTATGGCGCTATCTGGACCAGCGCACGTGACACCAAAATCGGTGTGATTGCGATTGGTTACGGTGATGGTTATCCACGCACGGCACCGAATGGTACACCCGTGGTGGTCAATGGTCGTATTGTGCCTTTGGCTGGTCGCGTTTCGATGGATATGCTGACGGTCGATCTAGGACCGGACGCCAAGGACAAAGTCGGTGATGAAGCCATTTTGTGGGGCAGTGAACTGCCTGTCGAAGAAGTGGCCAGCCACATTGGCACACTGGGTTATGAGTTAGTGACTAAACTGACCTCCCGCGTTGACATGTCATATTACGGAGCAGGCCGATAG